TATTAGATAGCCACCAATACAGACATAAACTCTGTGTATTAAGACAAACGGGTGGAGAAACTGTGACCACCGACCTCTTTGAGTCGCTCCTCCCACACCTTTCTGCCCTGACCCTCCATCATGTGGAGCCCCGACAGGACCACCAGGTCTGGATCAAAGTCGTCCAGACTGGCCACGAAGGTCTCCAGTGAACTCATCTCTCCGTTAGACACGTCGTGGGAGAAGATGAAGCGGTTGGCTTGAGGTGCCTGAGTGGAACCCCACTGTTCACCTAGAAACAGAGGAGCAAGCCAGACACAACTGTCGTATCATGCATCTTAACAGATTACGGGACTTTTTGTCTTTCCCTTCAGAGGGTGGTCTTTCAGTTTGAGAGCTTAGCTCAATGATTTCACGTTGAGGTTTTGTAATGCTTTCCCATAAAACTTGCTGAGATCTGCTCTGGAGAAAATGACTTAGGAGCGGGTCAACACTGCACCTGGCAGTCTGTCTGTTTGAGTTTGACAGAGTTACTGCACACAAGTCcaagagcagagcagaaatctGAGACATTTCACCAGCCTGAGTGTGAGGAGAAGGACTGGAGCTGGAGCAACAACATCTCTGCATGCAAACATTCAGTTTGAGTGGAGCAGAGCCAGTTTgagcacaaacagagagagcatTACAGATTGGGAATGTGAAATCAATGAGCTATGCTCTCAAACTCAAAGGGAAGAGATCTTGTTAAGTGGAGCAGatccttcctctgctgctctctttaCCTGCTTTATACTCCAGGATCAGGTGAAACTCATCCGTCTCCTGGAGAGATTCCGGGGGAACGACTATCTGCTCGTCCAGCATCTCATGAAGTTTAGGACCGACTGGCCCACATAACAACACCTGTGGTATGAAAAGTATTTACAGTCAACCATAACAAATCTGAAATAGATTTTACTGATCAGCTCCAGACAAGTCTTTAAACTCATACCATCAGGTCAGAGTAGGTGGCGAGCTTCTGGCCGATGAGGGCAGCATTCCCTCCAACATACAGCTGGAAGAAGACAGAGGTCAAGTTTACCAGAAgataaatcatttcaaaaaatgacatcaaaacAACGTTTGGGGATGAAGTTAGCCTTGCCTTCGCACCGGGGTACTCTGCGGCTGAACGTGCGATCCTCTGAAAGACCTCCTTGTCGCTGAAGAAGCGCTCTGCAGCCGCTCCACGGCCCATGTAGTGGATGAAGGCTTCCCTCAAGTCCTCCTTGGAGTGCAACACTTCGTGATCCAGGCCGGCGCCAGGATCCACAGCCAGGGCCTGCAGCAGTCCCACTCCTGAGACGACCACGTCGACACAGGCGTTCACCCTGAACAAGAGAGGAGATGACTCCAGATAGTCTTAAAGAACCAGAACCTCCTCCTAAACATAACACCTTCACTTCTATCCCTCTGTTAGGCAGTCCTTCAGGTTGAGCCACTTCTACTGATCCAGTATGCTGGCTATTCTAAAGCAGCCTAAAGCCTAATTGGCCAGGTACAGACAGTAATTCGCTCAGTCAGCAGCGTCTTGGAGCTCGTAACACATTCCTTCTCACCAGCAGAGCTGACTGTGGCCTCTCAACATGTCAGCAAAGTGGCTGCAGGAGCACAGATGCAGTAATAAATATCAACCTGAGCCGACACAGAGACACGGATCTATTTCTTACAGTTACGGCACCACAGTTCAACTTTAACTCACCCAACTGCCACTTTGCTCCACTGCCGGGTTGGCAGGGTTATCAGAGTCTCCCAGGCGGCCGAGATCACCTTCTCCAGGCTGTTCTGGCTCTGAGATGACTGCTGAAAGTTTGGCAGGCTAATATACTGCAGAATCTGTTCCGGCAGGTCCGGCCTGCCATGGTAGAAATAACCAACAGCGAACGCCAGCAGGGCCGCTGCTAAAGCCTTCCTCCACATGATGCTCCCACACAGTCTTGCAACACAGGAAATCAGTCAGATCTCTCCTGCATGTCACGTTAAACTGGTTAAAGAGGACAAAAGGCATTAAAGAGCTTATTACAGGGGTTTGAATTAGAGCTAAAACAAGTGAATTCATTAGTCAAATCAAAAAGGAAATTAATCAGCAACCAGTTTGAGTATTTAAGTAAAAAATGCTTGATGTTCCAGGCTCAAGTTTACAACTATTGATAAGAAATTGAacatttacagttattataggtatctgatgacatcacattGTGCTGTATGGCAAGTGTGGTACTTGGAGGAATGTCTGAAACAgtcttgaaatgaaataaaaatcagataAATCATATTAAAGCTTTTACAACATGGCTGGAATGTCATTTGCAATGAGTTTTGCAACGATCCAATTTCAACATCAgcctcacacacagtcacattcatTCACGCAGTGCGCACATTTATCCATGATTAGTTCAAATGTGACGTGGAGGCAAAATGAATCGTGGCTCCAAACTGCAAATAAGAAAGGAAAAGTGCAGATCGGGAGAAACTCTCTGTTTCTTGGAGAGATGAATGTTTGAGGTGTAAAAGGTTTGAGGAACACTCGGTTACAGTAATGGAGAACACATTCTGCACACTAAACGAATATTCAAACAATCATCAGTCTGAATGACAGTAAAGTGTTGAGCAGACGTGGTACAGTAAGctacttctgttttatttgcataaacCAGGgaaagtgacatcacagtgtcCTTGGGTAAGATGATGTCAGCAgacctgtgttttgtttttgtcagattgCTGGtccaaaaatatttcatttactaCAACAGACCAAGAAAAGAGGCAAACTGTCATGTCTGAAAATGTTCCTTAAATCATAACTCATGAGTCATTATGACATTTCTTTTAGAGGACAAATTTAAAGGACAAAATCCATGAACTGATTGCTAAAGGTTTACATGGGATTTGTAGTTCAGTGTTGAGGAGGCAGATATTAAATGATGACATGTTAAGTTACCTACAGGTACAGTGTGAGCTCTGCTCCACGCTTCAGCACGCAGGGTTAAGTTTCTGCTAACGTGGACATGAACTGTTTGTTAGCTG
This is a stretch of genomic DNA from Larimichthys crocea isolate SSNF chromosome XIX, L_crocea_2.0, whole genome shotgun sequence. It encodes these proteins:
- the adpgk gene encoding ADP-dependent glucokinase isoform X2; amino-acid sequence: MWRKALAAALLAFAVGYFYHGRPDLPEQILQYISLPNFQQSSQSQNSLEKVISAAWETLITLPTRQWSKVAVGVNACVDVVVSGVGLLQALAVDPGAGLDHEVLHSKEDLREAFIHYMGRGAAAERFFSDKEVFQRIARSAAEYPGAKLYVGGNAALIGQKLATYSDLMVLLCGPVGPKLHEMLDEQIVVPPESLQETDEFHLILEYKAGEQWGSTQAPQANRFIFSHDVSNGEMSSLETFVASLDDFDPDLVVLSGLHMMEGQGRKVWEERLKEAVSAISDIRKDIPVHLELASMTDKDYMNSIMQEVMPIVSSIGLNEQELLFLAQAGEGPHADLTAWKGIPDVGRVSDILLWILEQHGRSDPSSEADLTRIHFHTLAYHILVTVDGYWANQAAAVMAGARVASSQACGLQSVDVSKVELKAPLEFHSSHGEPREKLSLDPAQPVTVWRRGNVTFYMTPVLVCKQPLRTVGLGDAISAEGLVYSELKTQRAF
- the adpgk gene encoding ADP-dependent glucokinase isoform X1; the protein is MWRKALAAALLAFAVGYFYHGRPDLPEQILQYISLPNFQQSSQSQNSLEKVISAAWETLITLPTRQWSKVAVGVNACVDVVVSGVGLLQALAVDPGAGLDHEVLHSKEDLREAFIHYMGRGAAAERFFSDKEVFQRIARSAAEYPGAKLYVGGNAALIGQKLATYSDLMVLLCGPVGPKLHEMLDEQIVVPPESLQETDEFHLILEYKAGEQWGSTQAPQANRFIFSHDVSNGEMSSLETFVASLDDFDPDLVVLSGLHMMEGQGRKVWEERLKEAVSAISDIRKDIPVHLELASMTDKDYMNSIMQEQVMPIVSSIGLNEQELLFLAQAGEGPHADLTAWKGIPDVGRVSDILLWILEQHGRSDPSSEADLTRIHFHTLAYHILVTVDGYWANQAAAVMAGARVASSQACGLQSVDVSKVELKAPLEFHSSHGEPREKLSLDPAQPVTVWRRGNVTFYMTPVLVCKQPLRTVGLGDAISAEGLVYSELKTQRAF